In one window of uncultured Acetobacteroides sp. DNA:
- a CDS encoding restriction endonuclease produces MNKNQLWMVRAGEGAFLVEDFLTKNIVSIGWNATGDLSKVDNIEKLKELVRKIYPEYKNSQVISSAGQIYRFLIDFKIGDCVMTYNPSERTYSIGEIASDYKFDEKLCEYYHTREIKWIGKVQRDDLSTSTKNTLGATLTIFDIPKQAREDLFSLLAGKPSKTIEEVSEQESLEIIKDDFIAKSHEFIKDKALLLDWEEMQELVAGILRAMGYKTRVSPRGSDRGKDIVASPDGLGLENPKIVIEVKHRKGSMGSQEVRSFLGGLRASDKGLYVSTGGFSKDAKYEAERANIPITLVDSDILVELIIQYYDSFDNETKSLVPLKKIYWPLK; encoded by the coding sequence ATGAATAAAAATCAATTATGGATGGTTAGGGCAGGTGAAGGAGCCTTTTTAGTAGAAGACTTCTTGACAAAAAATATAGTTTCAATCGGTTGGAATGCAACTGGAGATTTATCGAAAGTTGATAATATTGAAAAACTGAAAGAACTTGTTCGAAAAATCTATCCTGAATATAAAAATAGTCAAGTAATTAGTAGTGCAGGACAGATTTATAGATTTCTGATTGATTTCAAAATTGGTGATTGTGTAATGACCTATAATCCTTCAGAACGGACATATTCAATCGGAGAAATAGCATCTGATTATAAATTTGATGAAAAATTATGTGAATATTACCATACTCGTGAGATTAAATGGATTGGAAAAGTACAACGAGATGACTTGTCAACTTCAACGAAAAATACACTTGGTGCGACTCTGACAATCTTTGATATTCCTAAGCAAGCACGAGAAGATTTGTTTTCTCTATTGGCTGGCAAACCGTCAAAAACGATTGAAGAGGTATCTGAACAAGAATCGTTAGAAATTATCAAAGATGATTTTATAGCCAAATCACATGAGTTTATAAAGGACAAAGCATTATTATTGGATTGGGAGGAAATGCAAGAACTTGTTGCAGGGATACTAAGAGCAATGGGGTATAAAACAAGAGTTAGTCCAAGAGGTTCTGACCGAGGAAAAGATATTGTTGCTTCACCCGATGGATTAGGATTAGAAAACCCAAAGATTGTCATAGAAGTCAAACACAGAAAAGGTTCAATGGGGTCGCAAGAAGTGAGAAGTTTTCTCGGTGGATTAAGGGCAAGTGACAAAGGATTATATGTTTCAACAGGCGGATTTTCTAAAGATGCAAAATATGAAGCAGAAAGAGCAAATATTCCAATAACTTTAGTGGATTCTGATATTTTAGTCGAATTGATTATACAGTATTATGATAGTTTTGACAACGAGACAAAGTCTTTAGTTCCACTTAAAAAGATTTATTGGCCGTTAAAATAA
- a CDS encoding thioesterase family protein, translated as MESKASFKSIIPIQVRFSDVDMLGHVSNTVYQNYYDAGKLHYFDEVLPEMDFVTIGVVGASIKIDYLKPIYMRTKILVETHVTHVGNKSLTMGHQLVEEETGEVLSTCSVVLVCYNIKDKVSIPIPETWKQKIAAYDPDVAIK; from the coding sequence ATGGAGAGTAAAGCATCATTTAAAAGTATTATACCAATTCAGGTAAGGTTTAGCGATGTTGATATGCTGGGGCATGTGTCGAATACGGTTTACCAGAATTACTACGACGCCGGCAAGCTGCACTACTTCGATGAGGTGCTGCCGGAGATGGACTTCGTTACAATTGGCGTGGTTGGGGCATCAATCAAAATAGACTATTTGAAGCCTATATACATGCGAACAAAGATTCTTGTTGAAACGCATGTAACACATGTCGGTAATAAGAGCCTTACCATGGGGCATCAGCTGGTGGAGGAGGAAACCGGAGAGGTGCTTTCTACCTGCTCGGTTGTTCTAGTGTGCTACAACATTAAGGATAAGGTTAGCATCCCTATCCCCGAAACCTGGAAGCAGAAAATTGCCGCCTACGACCCTGATGTTGCTATTAAGTAA
- a CDS encoding family 78 glycoside hydrolase catalytic domain, producing MKKVKLAAILIILILPILNAKAAAVRIIKLQTEYTQTPLGIEVEHPRFSWQMESDKPGCFQTAYQLIVFTDANREVWNSGKVFSGESLNIRYEGSSLQAATRYKWQLVVWDQEKKKHLAESWFETGLMDCHESAWNGAKWIGGNHLTFYSQYLPVFKINFGVQLDKKSNSTKAGFIYGANDERLMDKNKNIYKLENKRDSSYVLVELDLASLNSGGKARMNIYRAGYASKDKCDRPLKSFDISSSLINNQNRFEPHTVYLYSVLGQTEFYVDGETKENQIGTANLNPNGQGGDFVAYPVVANIGYALRENQKATFSNVQVRNFRAPSNVLFSDDFKEAGSTSSLGVFKTVDPSRNSMPMLRTSFTAKAEISKARLYVTSRGIYDMYINGKRISDDYFNPGSTQYNKTQLYQTFDVTSYLKQGKNGMGAILGEGWWSGGSTYMGQFWNFFGDRQSLLAKLVVTYADGTTDVIVSDPSVWKYFNNGPTVYSSMFQGEVYDATKEKLVEGWSTALYDDSAWVKCSEVPLEGTAYPNGALTQDSFGTSKLTGQYGAAVKDIKELTAQSVEEIRPGVFIYDMGQNMAGVPKITLKNTKPGQVIKLRFAEVKYPNLPGYQENTGMIMLENIRAAMVQDIYIAKGTEAVVEPRFTYHGFRYIEITGIDKPLPLSDVRARVLSSISELSSKFETSNPLVNKLWENITWSSYANFMSIPTDCPQRNERLGWSGDISVFSPTACYLATIPQFLRRHMLTMRDVQREDGRFPDVAPLGVGFGEMMWGSAGITVAWESFQQYNDKELLKEHYPAMCSYIEYLLRDINPQTGIFKEKEQNTWGSLGDWLSLEDRNNEKLLFWEAYLIYDLDIISKVAQILDRPEDAAKFKRLCDERKAFFNKTYLDRTSGKTIFKEKVIDTQASYALPLAFGIVDGDITEKVTANFANTITRVGKTDQNIETPPYSLMTGFIGTAWISKALSNYGRTDLAYHLLQQTTYPSWLYPIEQGATTIWERLNSYTHIDGFGGNNNMNSFNHYAFGAVGAWMYSYCLGIARDEKSPGFKHFVLKPEPDPTGKMSFAKGYYDSMYGRIESSWKIADTTIAYSFKVPSNTSATLILRAKSLKDITINNAPFEKVKQVRFVRNEGGTFTFEVQPGVYEVNVLK from the coding sequence ATGAAAAAGGTAAAACTTGCGGCTATTCTGATAATTCTAATTCTTCCGATTCTAAATGCTAAAGCAGCAGCTGTTAGGATAATAAAGCTGCAAACCGAATATACCCAAACACCTTTGGGAATTGAGGTAGAGCATCCACGATTTAGCTGGCAAATGGAATCCGACAAGCCCGGATGCTTTCAAACAGCTTACCAGCTTATAGTGTTTACCGATGCTAATAGGGAGGTATGGAATTCGGGGAAAGTATTTAGCGGTGAATCGTTGAATATACGATACGAGGGAAGTTCGCTACAAGCTGCTACACGGTATAAATGGCAGCTTGTTGTATGGGATCAGGAAAAGAAGAAGCATCTGGCAGAATCGTGGTTCGAAACAGGCCTGATGGATTGCCATGAGTCTGCATGGAATGGTGCCAAGTGGATAGGCGGTAACCATTTGACCTTTTATTCGCAATATCTTCCGGTATTTAAGATAAATTTCGGGGTACAGCTCGATAAGAAATCGAATAGCACAAAGGCGGGTTTTATATACGGTGCGAATGATGAGCGGCTGATGGATAAGAATAAAAATATATATAAGCTCGAAAATAAGCGTGATAGCTCCTATGTTTTAGTAGAGCTCGATCTTGCATCCTTAAATTCAGGTGGAAAAGCTCGAATGAATATTTATAGGGCAGGTTACGCGTCCAAAGATAAGTGCGATCGACCACTTAAAAGCTTTGATATCTCGTCGTCCCTTATCAACAACCAAAACCGATTTGAGCCGCATACCGTGTACCTGTACTCGGTGCTAGGGCAAACCGAGTTTTATGTTGATGGCGAAACGAAGGAAAACCAAATCGGAACCGCGAACTTGAATCCTAACGGGCAAGGAGGCGACTTTGTAGCCTACCCTGTTGTTGCCAATATTGGATATGCGCTACGCGAAAATCAAAAAGCAACCTTCTCGAATGTACAGGTAAGGAACTTTAGGGCGCCATCGAATGTGCTATTCTCCGATGATTTTAAAGAGGCTGGTAGTACGAGTTCTTTAGGTGTGTTTAAAACAGTAGATCCTTCAAGGAATTCGATGCCAATGCTTAGAACCAGCTTTACTGCTAAAGCAGAGATATCGAAGGCGCGTTTGTACGTTACCTCACGGGGTATCTACGATATGTATATTAATGGTAAAAGGATTAGCGACGATTACTTTAATCCGGGTTCTACCCAGTACAATAAAACGCAGCTGTACCAGACCTTCGATGTAACCAGCTATCTGAAGCAAGGTAAGAACGGCATGGGTGCAATACTTGGCGAAGGTTGGTGGAGTGGTGGTAGCACCTACATGGGGCAATTCTGGAACTTCTTTGGCGACAGGCAGTCGCTGCTGGCTAAGCTGGTTGTTACCTATGCCGATGGAACAACCGATGTAATAGTTTCGGACCCTTCGGTGTGGAAGTATTTCAACAATGGTCCTACTGTATATAGCAGCATGTTTCAGGGCGAGGTGTACGATGCTACCAAAGAGAAGCTGGTTGAAGGCTGGTCGACCGCACTGTATGACGACTCGGCTTGGGTAAAATGTTCAGAGGTTCCGTTGGAAGGAACTGCCTATCCTAATGGAGCATTGACCCAAGATAGCTTTGGCACGTCGAAGCTTACCGGGCAGTATGGTGCTGCGGTGAAGGATATAAAAGAGCTAACAGCACAGTCTGTGGAAGAAATTCGTCCAGGTGTCTTTATCTACGATATGGGCCAAAATATGGCAGGTGTTCCTAAAATCACTCTAAAGAATACTAAACCTGGTCAGGTGATAAAGCTTCGTTTTGCCGAAGTAAAGTATCCTAATCTTCCGGGATATCAAGAAAATACCGGCATGATTATGCTCGAAAATATTCGAGCTGCGATGGTTCAGGATATATATATTGCAAAAGGTACCGAGGCTGTAGTAGAACCACGGTTTACGTACCATGGCTTTAGGTATATTGAAATTACAGGAATTGACAAACCGCTCCCACTAAGCGATGTTAGGGCGCGGGTGTTAAGCTCTATATCCGAGCTGTCGTCGAAGTTCGAAACATCAAATCCGTTGGTAAATAAACTGTGGGAGAATATAACATGGTCGTCTTATGCTAACTTTATGTCTATACCAACCGATTGCCCCCAACGCAACGAGCGATTAGGATGGAGCGGCGACATCTCTGTTTTCTCGCCTACCGCATGCTATTTGGCAACAATACCTCAATTTTTGCGCCGCCATATGTTAACCATGCGCGATGTACAACGCGAGGATGGCCGTTTCCCTGATGTTGCACCATTGGGTGTTGGTTTTGGCGAGATGATGTGGGGAAGTGCTGGCATTACCGTTGCATGGGAGAGCTTTCAGCAATATAATGATAAAGAGTTGTTGAAGGAGCATTACCCTGCAATGTGCAGCTACATTGAATATCTACTACGCGATATAAATCCTCAAACAGGTATCTTCAAAGAGAAGGAGCAGAATACATGGGGCAGCTTGGGCGATTGGCTAAGCTTGGAAGATAGAAACAACGAGAAACTACTTTTCTGGGAGGCCTACTTAATTTACGACTTGGATATCATCAGCAAAGTGGCTCAGATTCTTGATAGGCCAGAAGATGCAGCTAAGTTTAAAAGGCTCTGCGATGAGCGAAAAGCCTTCTTCAATAAAACCTACCTAGATAGAACAAGTGGAAAAACCATATTTAAAGAAAAGGTAATTGATACGCAAGCATCCTACGCGCTTCCATTGGCCTTTGGTATTGTGGATGGTGATATTACCGAAAAGGTTACCGCTAATTTTGCTAACACAATTACTAGAGTGGGTAAAACAGATCAGAACATTGAAACGCCACCCTATTCGTTAATGACCGGTTTTATTGGAACTGCATGGATAAGTAAGGCATTGTCGAACTATGGTAGAACCGATTTAGCATACCATCTTTTACAGCAAACAACCTACCCTTCGTGGCTTTATCCTATCGAGCAAGGTGCCACAACCATTTGGGAAAGGCTTAATTCGTATACCCATATCGATGGCTTTGGAGGTAATAACAACATGAATTCGTTTAACCACTATGCTTTTGGCGCTGTTGGTGCATGGATGTACAGCTACTGTTTGGGTATTGCACGCGATGAGAAATCGCCAGGATTTAAGCATTTTGTTTTAAAACCCGAGCCTGATCCTACAGGTAAGATGAGTTTTGCAAAAGGATATTACGACTCGATGTATGGTAGGATTGAAAGTAGCTGGAAAATAGCAGACACAACCATAGCTTACAGCTTTAAAGTTCCCTCAAATACATCCGCTACACTTATTCTGAGGGCCAAAAGTTTGAAGGATATTACCATAAACAATGCGCCTTTCGAGAAGGTAAAGCAGGTGCGATTTGTTAGAAACGAAGGCGGTACCTTCACCTTTGAGGTACAGCCTGGCGTATATGAGGTTAATGTTCTTAAGTAG
- a CDS encoding glycosyl hydrolase family 28 protein, whose product MKRICCLLLCFTAISQGAYSQEARNDYFPDGTKISGWFLDTTKVELSDLGKAYLITDYGVVNDNLVVQTKAIQEVIDAAARQGGGVVVVPKGVYMSGALFFKPGTSLYLSEGATLKGSSRISDYPMRPSRIEGQSIDYYPALVNAYGVDGFTILGKGTIDGNGLGYWNAFWERRKQNPSCTNLEVSRPRLVFIWNCRNVRLQDVMLVNSGFWTSHFYKCSNVKMVDLRILSPAAPVKAPSTDAIDIDACTNFWVKRCYMSVNDDAIALKGGKGPWADRDTCNGPNANIIIEDCTFGYCHSALTCGSESIHSKNVLMRNCSVNGCERLLWLKMRPDTPQRYEHITVENIQGHVGSFLYAKPWTQFFDLNGRKDVPLSFCDSIILRNIRLKCNVLFDVGVNKNTHLSNFIFQHVDAEAANGSIDKRLIKGITLDDVKVNGALLR is encoded by the coding sequence ATGAAAAGAATTTGTTGCTTGTTGCTTTGCTTTACTGCGATTTCGCAAGGGGCCTATTCGCAGGAAGCTAGGAACGATTACTTCCCTGATGGGACAAAGATTTCGGGCTGGTTTTTAGACACCACAAAAGTAGAGCTGTCGGATTTAGGTAAGGCGTACCTAATTACCGACTATGGGGTTGTTAACGATAACTTGGTTGTTCAAACTAAGGCAATTCAGGAGGTCATTGATGCTGCTGCTCGGCAAGGTGGGGGTGTGGTGGTAGTGCCTAAGGGAGTTTACATGAGCGGTGCCCTATTCTTTAAGCCGGGTACTAGTTTGTATCTCTCCGAGGGGGCAACGCTGAAGGGATCTAGTAGAATTTCCGACTACCCCATGAGGCCATCTCGTATAGAGGGGCAAAGTATCGACTACTATCCTGCCTTAGTAAACGCATACGGGGTTGATGGTTTTACCATTTTGGGTAAAGGAACAATTGATGGCAATGGTCTTGGCTATTGGAATGCCTTTTGGGAGAGGAGAAAGCAGAATCCGAGCTGCACCAACCTCGAAGTATCACGTCCTAGGCTGGTGTTTATATGGAATTGCCGCAATGTTAGGCTACAGGACGTAATGCTGGTAAACTCGGGCTTCTGGACCAGCCACTTCTATAAGTGTAGCAATGTAAAGATGGTTGATCTTCGCATACTATCCCCCGCTGCTCCCGTAAAGGCACCAAGTACCGATGCCATAGATATTGATGCTTGCACCAACTTTTGGGTTAAGCGATGCTACATGTCGGTAAACGACGATGCCATTGCCTTAAAGGGCGGGAAAGGCCCTTGGGCCGACAGGGATACCTGCAATGGGCCAAACGCCAACATCATTATTGAAGATTGTACGTTTGGCTACTGCCATTCGGCGTTAACTTGTGGAAGCGAATCCATACATAGTAAGAATGTACTAATGCGTAATTGTTCGGTTAACGGTTGCGAACGGTTGCTATGGCTAAAGATGCGGCCAGACACTCCACAACGCTACGAGCATATTACGGTTGAAAACATTCAGGGGCACGTTGGCAGCTTTCTATACGCTAAGCCATGGACTCAGTTCTTCGATCTGAATGGGCGTAAGGATGTGCCGTTGTCCTTTTGCGATAGTATTATTTTGCGAAATATCAGGTTGAAATGCAATGTGCTTTTTGATGTTGGAGTTAACAAGAATACCCATCTGTCGAACTTCATATTTCAGCATGTTGATGCTGAGGCCGCAAATGGCAGCATAGATAAGCGCTTGATAAAGGGCATTACCCTAGATGATGTAAAGGTAAATGGTGCGCTGCTGCGCTGA
- a CDS encoding sugar-binding domain-containing protein, giving the protein MKNLFLLLLPFALLSFSAKGDSDNFRKQISLNGKWQFAMDTANVGVRQRWFVKNLSEVVDLPGTMDQNRKGFVNRDTTTMHLCRLYKYEGAAWYRRKIFIPKDFQGKHVELQLERTKSSQVWVDSILVGGSSLLQSAQLLDVTRYITPGEHYITIRVDNSLKLTPYGGVHIYSEDTQTNWNGIVGKLQLEATAKTYISKLRAYPDIDSRKVNVKVDIANGLNLRNVDLVLMLEKTLNGKSVQLKPLKVTKACEPTIILEYTLGDDCSLWDEYQQPLYKITAVLSGKKVKDSKSVTFGMRRFTAKGTQFDINGRTTFLRGKHDGCVFPLTGYPPMDVEGWLRVFKIAKHYGINHYRFHSYCPPEAAFDAADREGIYIQAELPFWGGLESDTVASKLKDEGIAMLDSYANHPSFVMLSAGNEIWSGHDRVEKNMVALKSYDNRVLYSMGSNNNIGFMEPRGYSDFFVGARTPYAHDTILTHTRLMHAFADSKEGGIINTQVPSTMINFAYPVSQLKMPLVSHEIGQYQVYPDYSEIAKYTGVVRAWNLEVFRSRLKKAGMLNQNVDFQKASGAWAALCYKAEMEAALRTKGFAGFQLLDLQDYPGQGSALVGILDAFMDSKKVVTEQDWRMSCNDVVLLLEFPKYCWTNNEIFKAKFEVANYSDRSIGNGVEWLVKRQNGDILYKGNFDSASIENGGVRLVGDVAFDLSAIKGAEKLTVIVSVKGSSVVNSYPIWVYPQPDSNPINTDGIVVTHKLTDDVLAQLQQGAKVLLFPQTEDVSACSVPGLFPPEFWNYGMFKGISEWAKKPVSPGTMGILTNPNHPIFNQFPTESHTSWQWFSIIKASNSLILDSTPSSYRPIVQVIDNLERNHKMGLIFEFKVGNGKLLVCMSQLDRLTKNPEAVQLYRSIVNYMKSNDFTPSCAVDKEMLGKLFLK; this is encoded by the coding sequence ATGAAAAACTTATTCCTGTTGCTGCTACCATTTGCCTTGCTCTCATTCAGTGCAAAAGGAGACAGCGATAATTTCAGAAAACAGATTTCGCTGAACGGTAAGTGGCAGTTTGCCATGGATACTGCCAATGTTGGAGTACGTCAGAGGTGGTTTGTAAAGAATCTGAGCGAGGTGGTTGATCTGCCAGGTACAATGGATCAGAATAGGAAGGGATTTGTGAATAGGGATACCACCACAATGCACCTTTGCCGGCTTTACAAGTACGAGGGGGCTGCATGGTATAGGAGGAAGATATTTATTCCTAAAGATTTTCAGGGGAAGCATGTTGAGCTACAGCTCGAACGAACAAAGTCCTCGCAGGTATGGGTTGATAGTATTCTGGTTGGAGGATCGAGCCTGCTGCAGTCTGCGCAGCTGCTCGATGTTACCCGCTACATTACTCCCGGCGAGCATTACATTACCATCAGAGTAGATAACAGCTTAAAGCTAACTCCGTACGGGGGCGTGCATATTTATAGCGAAGATACGCAAACAAACTGGAATGGTATTGTAGGTAAGCTGCAGCTGGAGGCAACCGCAAAGACATACATCAGCAAGCTTAGGGCTTATCCGGATATTGACAGTCGGAAGGTGAATGTGAAGGTTGATATCGCTAATGGGTTAAACCTTAGGAATGTTGACCTGGTGCTAATGCTCGAGAAAACCCTTAATGGCAAGTCTGTGCAACTAAAGCCCTTAAAGGTAACAAAGGCCTGCGAGCCTACCATTATTCTAGAGTATACGCTTGGCGACGATTGCAGCCTTTGGGATGAGTACCAGCAACCGCTATATAAGATTACCGCTGTTCTTTCGGGGAAAAAGGTGAAGGATTCGAAGAGCGTAACCTTTGGGATGCGGCGCTTTACCGCAAAGGGTACGCAGTTCGACATTAACGGTCGTACAACCTTCTTGCGTGGTAAGCACGATGGCTGCGTATTCCCGCTTACCGGATATCCCCCAATGGATGTGGAAGGGTGGCTTCGCGTATTTAAAATTGCCAAGCACTACGGGATAAACCACTACCGATTCCATTCGTACTGTCCTCCAGAAGCAGCGTTTGATGCTGCCGATCGCGAAGGTATTTATATCCAAGCCGAGCTGCCATTTTGGGGAGGGTTGGAGTCGGATACCGTAGCTAGCAAGCTAAAGGATGAAGGGATTGCCATGCTCGACTCGTATGCAAATCATCCCTCGTTTGTAATGCTATCGGCTGGAAACGAAATATGGTCGGGGCACGATCGTGTAGAAAAGAATATGGTAGCGCTAAAGAGCTACGATAATCGCGTGCTTTACTCTATGGGATCGAACAATAACATTGGCTTTATGGAGCCTCGTGGTTACTCTGACTTCTTTGTGGGGGCAAGAACGCCCTACGCGCACGACACTATCTTGACGCATACCCGCTTGATGCACGCCTTTGCCGATTCGAAGGAGGGTGGTATCATTAATACGCAGGTGCCTTCGACGATGATTAACTTTGCGTATCCCGTTTCGCAGCTCAAAATGCCGTTAGTTAGCCACGAGATTGGACAGTATCAGGTATATCCCGATTACAGCGAGATTGCAAAGTATACAGGCGTTGTTAGGGCTTGGAACCTTGAGGTGTTTCGCAGTAGGCTAAAAAAGGCAGGGATGCTGAATCAAAATGTAGACTTTCAAAAGGCATCGGGAGCCTGGGCTGCTCTATGCTATAAAGCCGAGATGGAGGCTGCACTTCGCACAAAGGGATTTGCAGGATTCCAGCTGCTCGACTTGCAGGACTATCCTGGACAGGGATCGGCGCTAGTCGGAATTCTCGATGCGTTTATGGATAGCAAGAAGGTGGTAACCGAGCAGGATTGGCGCATGTCCTGTAACGATGTTGTGCTGCTGCTCGAATTCCCAAAGTACTGCTGGACAAATAACGAAATATTTAAGGCAAAGTTTGAGGTGGCCAACTACTCGGATAGGTCCATTGGTAATGGTGTTGAGTGGTTGGTGAAGAGACAGAATGGCGATATCCTTTATAAGGGGAACTTCGATTCTGCATCTATCGAAAATGGAGGTGTAAGGCTGGTAGGGGATGTTGCATTCGACCTATCGGCAATTAAGGGGGCCGAGAAGCTAACGGTAATCGTTTCGGTTAAGGGTAGCTCGGTCGTAAACAGCTATCCAATTTGGGTATACCCACAGCCTGATAGCAATCCTATTAATACAGATGGCATTGTTGTGACTCATAAGCTTACCGACGATGTTCTTGCTCAGCTGCAGCAAGGTGCAAAGGTGCTGCTTTTCCCTCAAACCGAGGATGTGAGTGCATGTAGCGTTCCTGGTTTGTTCCCTCCTGAGTTTTGGAATTATGGGATGTTTAAGGGAATCAGCGAATGGGCTAAGAAGCCTGTATCTCCTGGAACAATGGGGATACTAACCAACCCGAACCATCCGATATTTAATCAGTTTCCTACCGAATCGCACACCAGCTGGCAGTGGTTCTCTATTATAAAGGCAAGCAATTCTTTGATTTTGGATAGTACACCTTCCAGTTACAGACCAATTGTGCAGGTGATTGATAACCTAGAGCGGAACCACAAGATGGGGCTCATCTTCGAGTTTAAGGTGGGTAATGGTAAACTGCTGGTTTGCATGTCGCAGCTCGATAGGCTAACCAAGAACCCTGAGGCGGTACAGCTCTACCGTTCCATTGTAAACTACATGAAGTCGAATGACTTTACGCCTAGCTGTGCTGTGGATAAGGAGATGTTGGGCAAGTTGTTCTTGAAGTAA
- a CDS encoding GNAT family N-acetyltransferase has translation MVVIETKRLFIKHISTSDICQLHRIYNKTKNMQFISTGRSEWTINELNDKYAATNINYELGFGIFAIEIKETSEVIGEAGIFNSFNNLSKLELGYIIDSKHWQKGYGKETCLGLIDYAFTVLNVETLIARMYSKNINSIILSEKCGMVKIETGLTDNGQEYLTYEIKRGMKAQQTV, from the coding sequence ATGGTTGTAATAGAAACAAAACGACTTTTTATAAAACACATTTCGACATCTGACATTTGTCAATTGCATAGGATTTATAACAAGACTAAAAACATGCAATTTATTTCGACAGGAAGATCCGAATGGACTATAAATGAACTTAACGACAAGTATGCTGCGACTAATATCAACTATGAGTTAGGATTCGGAATATTTGCAATTGAAATTAAAGAGACAAGTGAAGTTATTGGAGAAGCTGGAATATTTAATTCATTTAATAACCTTTCGAAGTTAGAACTTGGATATATAATTGACTCTAAACATTGGCAAAAAGGGTATGGAAAGGAAACTTGTTTAGGTTTAATTGATTACGCATTTACAGTACTGAATGTTGAGACTTTAATCGCAAGAATGTATTCAAAAAACATAAATTCGATAATTCTATCAGAAAAGTGCGGAATGGTTAAAATAGAAACGGGTTTAACTGATAACGGACAGGAATATCTAACTTATGAAATAAAGAGAGGCATGAAAGCCCAACAAACTGTATAG
- the bla gene encoding subclass B1 metallo-beta-lactamase — MKKIVLLVAAGMAFCSAFSQGTCRRIQISKDIELVKLSDNVYVHVSYADMGRFGRVASNGMVITSGNEAFLFDTPTTDAATKVLVSYLKDSLKLRVVGFVPNHWHSDCMGGLRYLTSMGIESYACEKTISIAKAKHLPVPKHGFMDSLLLKLGSKPVKCYYLGAAHSLDNIVVWMPSENILFAGCMVKGLSYTDLGNTEDGDVKAYPKMIKRVMDKFPNVKLVVPGHGAWGGVELLKHTYELAIGANSKKR; from the coding sequence ATGAAGAAAATTGTATTACTTGTTGCTGCAGGGATGGCTTTTTGCAGCGCATTCTCGCAGGGTACCTGCAGGAGAATTCAAATTTCGAAGGATATCGAGCTGGTAAAGCTATCCGACAATGTCTACGTGCATGTATCGTATGCCGACATGGGACGCTTTGGGCGTGTTGCCTCTAACGGTATGGTGATTACAAGTGGAAACGAGGCTTTCCTCTTTGACACGCCTACAACCGATGCTGCTACAAAGGTGTTGGTATCGTACCTTAAGGATTCGTTGAAGCTACGTGTGGTTGGATTTGTGCCCAACCACTGGCACTCCGACTGCATGGGTGGTTTGAGGTACTTAACATCTATGGGAATTGAATCGTATGCTTGCGAAAAGACCATAAGCATTGCAAAGGCTAAGCATTTGCCTGTTCCTAAGCATGGCTTTATGGATTCGCTGTTGCTGAAGCTGGGAAGTAAGCCTGTAAAGTGCTACTACTTGGGGGCGGCCCACTCGTTGGATAACATTGTTGTTTGGATGCCATCGGAGAATATACTTTTTGCGGGTTGTATGGTAAAAGGATTAAGCTATACCGATTTGGGTAATACCGAGGATGGCGATGTTAAGGCTTACCCCAAAATGATTAAGAGGGTGATGGATAAGTTCCCTAATGTAAAGCTTGTTGTTCCGGGGCATGGAGCGTGGGGAGGCGTGGAGCTGCTAAAGCATACCTACGAGCTTGCCATTGGTGCTAATTCGAAGAAGCGATGA